In Ptychodera flava strain L36383 chromosome 17, AS_Pfla_20210202, whole genome shotgun sequence, one genomic interval encodes:
- the LOC139115893 gene encoding collectin-11-like, whose amino-acid sequence MILVKDLSDSIHSQITSLLSSKGYKNRDVWINGQQRSDNTWVTTEGDELTGYTGWTSGEPNGSGRCLHLWAGRGNAWDDTPCSVAKPYVCGPADTEVDPSLKLFDGPSSKDDAHATCEANGMTLAKDLSEEKHSAIFKEILRHGLIDTDIWINGKQGSGNQWVTNDGIPLTSYQPWVAGEPNGSGRCLHMWAARDLQWDDTPCSVRKPFVCEVEGMKETTSGMTRHAV is encoded by the exons ATGATACTGGTGAAAGATCTTAGCGATTCAATACATTCGCAAATAACATCACTACTCAGCAGTAAAGGATACAAGAACAGGGATGTTTGGATAAATGGCCAGCAGAGAAGTGACAACACATGGGTAACAACAGAGGGCGATGAGTTGACCGGCTACACAGGGTGGACGTCTGGGGAACCTAATGGAAGCGGCAGGTGTCTTCATCTATG GGCTGGGAGAGGCAATGCATGGGACGATACTCCGTGCAGTGTCGCCAAACCTTACGTATGCGGACCTGCCG ACACTGAAGTAGATCCTTCGCTGAAATTGTTTGATGGACCAAGTAGCAAAGATGATGCCCATGCAACATGTGAGGCTAACGGTATGACTTTGGCAAAAGACTTGAGCGAGGAAAAACATTCAgccattttcaaagaaattttgcGACATGGACTCATTGACACAGACATCTGGATTAATGGCAAACAAGGGTCTGGTAATCAATGGGTAACCAATGATGGCATTCCCCTGACGAGTTATCAACCCTGGGTAGCTGGAGAGCCAAACGGTAGCGGCCGCTGTCTGCACATGTG GGCTGCGAGGGATCTTCAATGGGACGATACACCCTGCAGTGTAAGGAAACCATTCGTTTGCGAAGTCGAAg GTATGAAAGAAACCACAAGTGGGATGACACGCCATGCAGTATAA